The following nucleotide sequence is from Pasteurella multocida.
ATCAACTTCCTCTGATGGCAGGCTTTATTTCGTTTCATCATTAATAGAATAGGTCCACCATACCAACCGTCAATGCAGGAATATAAGTGACCATCATTAAAGAAATTAATAATACAACAATAAACCAAACATTATCCTTAGTGACACTCCAAATATCTTTTTTCGCGATAGATGAGGCTGTGATTAATACACTTGCCACCGGTGGTGTTTGCTGACCCACTGCAATGTTTAACGTTAAGATGATACCAAAATGAATCGGATCAATGCCCAATTGTGTAATCAGAGGCATAACAATAGGGACGACTAAAATAATGGCCGCCGCGCCATGTAAAAACATACCAACAATAAATAACATGACATTTAGCATCATTAAAACGATATATTTATTGTCCGAGATATTTAAAATTGCTGCAGCCATTTGTTGAGGTACTTTCTGTTCTGTTAAAAACAATCCCAAAACAGCTGACGTCGCAACCAGTAGCATGACAACGGATGTTCCATTTACACTTTCTACCAATGCTTTATATACTGCATTGAGTGTGAGCTCTTTGTAAATGAAAAAACCAATGATTAATGCTAAAAGTACAGCTAAGCCGGCCGCTTCTGTTGCAGTGGTAAAACCTGAAATAATCCCACCTAAAATCAGAACAGGTAACGTTAACGCCCAGAACGCATTTTTGAATGCTGTGCATAATTTAGACAAGCTGAAGTGTTCTTCCCTCGGTAAATTATATTTAACCGCATAATAATAACATACAGCAAACATACCTAACGAAGCTACACCACCTGCGGCAAGTCCTGCCACAAAAAGCTTAGAAATAGAAACATCCGCCATCGCACCATAAATAATCATGGGGAGTGAGGGTGGGATAATCACCGCTAAGGAAGCCGATGATGAAGTAACAGCAGCAGAAAAGCTTGATTTATAACCTCTTTTTTTCATTGCAGGAATGAGGATAGAACCCAGTGCGGCAACATCCGCTACAGAAGATCCGGAAATTTCAGCAAAGATCATGGAAACACCCACATTGACCATTGCAAGCCCACCTCGGACGAAGCCGATTAAAGCATTAACAAAATTAATCAGCCTAACCGATATTCCGCCTGTATTCATTAATGCTCCTGCTAAAATGAAAAGCGGAATAGCAAGTAATGAAAAATTAGAGGCGCCATCAAAAACAGACAGTGCGACGTTATATATTGCATCAAAACTATTTGTAATTAACATACCTATGAGTGAAACAATACCAATTGCTACTGCGATAGGCACATTAATCATAACAAGTAGAACAAGTGCAATTAAAACTAAGAATGCAATCATTGTAATTTCTCCCTTGCTATCTTCATACCTTCATTACTGTCCACATCTCGTAATGCTTGTTCTATTTCCTCATCATCTTGGGTTTTACCTTTGCTGAGAGAATTAAACGCTTTCGGTATGGATAAAAGTTCTGCAATGATGAATAACACACAACCTATAGGCAAAGCAGATTGTGCAACAGATAACGGAATAAAATCGAGGCTGGTGAGTGTTTCATCACCGAAAATAGAAAGCACATAAAAACCAGCCCAAGTTAATAAAATAAAGAAACTAATAATTAATACTTCTGTGATGCAGAAAAGAACCTTTCTTGTGGTGAGCGGTAACGAAGCGATAAAATTCCCGAATCCCATATGACAACGATTTAACGCACTTAGTGCCGCACCATAAAAAGTGAGCCAAGCGAGTAATATCGCCGAGATTTCATCATACCAATATAATGATTTGCCTAAGAATCGGGTAAATATAGAAATAATGATAATAATGGCCAATGCACTTAAAATAAGTACTGAAATCAGCGTTAAAATTCTTTTCGTTAGGTTAAAGAGTGCGTCCATAAAAACTTACCCCCGGTTTCTTTTTACTTAAGCGTATCCTTCATTTTCTCTAATAATTCTTTTCCATTTGGAACTTCAGAAATGAATTCATCGTAGATAGGTTGGCTCGCTTCGATAAATGCTTGAATATTTGCATGATTAAGTGTCATGCCACTTTCTACTAATTTCTTTTCCAGTTCACTTTCTCGTTTTTCGGCCTCCTGATATCCCCATGTTTGTGCTTCTTTTGCCCCAGCTTCAATAATTTTCCGAACATTTTCAGGTAATTTTTGATATGTGTTTTTGCCTACCGTAAGGTAAGCAGGAGAATAAACATGGTTAGTGATACTGAGATATTTTTGAACCTCTTGGAGTTTGGCTGCATAGATGTTTGTTAGTGGGTTTTCTTGACCGTCTATGACGCCGGTTCTTAAACCAATAAACACGTCTCCGAAAGGAATTGGTGTTGGGTTAGCACCCCATGCTTTAAACATTTTTAAACGCCAAGAGCTACTTGGGGTACGAATTTTTAATCCTTTCAAGTCTTCAGGGCGATTGATTGGGCGTGTATTGTTAGTAATACTTCTAAATCCATTCTCCCATAACCCAATGATTTTATATCCTTTTTTCTCTACTTCTGGTGCAACGAAAGGATAGAAGACTTGTTGCTCAATTTTATTCAGCTGTTGACGGTTTGTGATTAAGAAAGGTAATTCAAAAATCGCCATTTGAGGAATGTTCGTAGCGAGTGTTGAAGAGAGAAGGGCTATATCAATCGTCCCTAATTTTAATTTTTGCTGCGTGTCTTTATCATTCCCTAGTTGACCAGAACCAAAGAAATTTAAACGGTAGTCTAATTTAGCTTCCGAAAGTTTTTGGTTTGTGACATCCACAAAATATTTTGTCGTGTCATATTGTAAAGAACCTAGACTAGCCGTTGTGGATACAACGAGATCTTTAGCCAGAATACTATTCGCAAATAAGAGTGATAAAGATGCCACAATGGTTAATCTTTTTAATAATGATGTACTCATAGTGAAAGTCTCCATTAGTAGTTTTATGTTTGTGGAAGGATAAAACAGCCTAATAAATCCTCAGTGTTGAAAAGTGATTGGGATATGCGAATATTGTTCAATATAACCAAAGGTGATCGTTTGTTCAATCTATGTAATTTTGAATATGTGATCGTATTCACGTTTTTGATGTACTATTAACACAAAACCTTTTAAAGAACGGGGTTTTTATTTGAAAAAGTTTTAAAAAAGAAATTCAATTATGTGATATTCATCACACTATAAAGGTATGAAATTTGTTTTAATACATTTAACAAAAGTTAAAATATTGATCTTTTGATCATTTCGTTTATTTGTTATTAGGAGAGTTATCATGACGAAATCTACAGTGGCATTGACGTTAGGTGATCCTGCCGGTATTGGTCCAGAGTTAGTTGCTAAATTACTAGCAAAACAAAATATCAGAGAGAAAGCGAACATTGTGCTAGTGGCAGATAAAGATGAATTAGAAAAAGGGATGGAGATCGCTAAAGCACAGTTTGTATATGAAGAAGTATCTTTTCATCAATTAGGTCAATATGAATTCAAAACAGGTGTACCCGTTTTAATTTCTCATAAATCTTCACACCCAAAGCCTTTTGAGTACGGCAAAGTTACTGAACAAAGTGGTGTCTATATTTTAGAAACGCTAAAAGTCGCATTAAATTTAGCAAAAATGGGGTATGTGCAAGCGATTTGTTTTGCACCACTAAATAAACAAGCGATGCATAAAGGTGGACTGCGTTATCGAGATGAATTGCATTGGTTTGCCGAGCAAACAGATTTCAATGAATTTGTTTGTGAGTTAAATGTGGTTGATGATATTTGGGCTGCACGAGTGACTTCTCATATTCCATTTAAAGATATTGTGCCTAATCTATCAATTAAGGGTGTATTTGATTGTATTCATCTTCTCTATCGCTCGTTAGTTCAAGCTGGTGTTGAAAATCCTAAAATCGCTGTTCAGGCATTAAATCCTCATGGCGGGGAAGGGGGTGTTTTTGGTGATGAAGAAATGACGATTATTCAACCAGGAATGGAACAAGCACGTAAAGCAGGAATTGATGTTTATGGCCCATTTCCTGGTGATACCACAATGCGTGAAGTTGAACGTTTAAAAATTAATGGCGTTGTTTCCATGTACCATGATCAATTTTCTACTGCGTTGAAGATTTTAGGTTTTGAACGTGGTGTGACAGTACAAGGTGGCATTCCGATTCCTATCACAACAGCTAACCACGGTACCGCATTTGATTTACATGGTAAAAATATTGCTATTCCGACTGCATTTGAAGCAGCGTTTAACATTGCAGTTAGAATGGGACAGGGTGTTTTAAATCAAAAGTAATCTTTGCTGAGGACTCAAAAATGACTAGAAAACCAAAAAAACTCCTTAATCATCCAAATGATGTGCCTGCGGAGCAATTAGAAGGGTTGCTCTATGCATGCCATGGGAAACTTTCAAAAGTAGAGGGTTATAGTGGAGTGATTCGTACAGATATTGCAGATCAGCAAGTCGTCGTGGTTACTGGTGGTGGTAGTGGACATGAACCGATGTTTGCGGGCTTTGTGGGGAAAGGATTAGCAGACGCTGCGGCACTGGGTGAAATTTTTACTTCACCTTCTCCAGATATTATTATCGAAACGACTAAAGCCGCACAAAAAGGTCAAGGTGTTCTTTTCGTCTATGGTAATTATGCTGGGGATAATATGAATTTTGATATTGCGGCAGAATTATTAGAAGAAGAAGGTATCACTGTCAAAACCGTACGTGTGACAGACGATATTTCTGCGGCACCGCCAGAAAGAATGCAAGAACGTCGTGGTGTTGCTGGTGATATGTATGTCCTTAAAATTGCAGGTGCAGCCGTTCAGTCCGGTTATGACCTTGACGCCTTACATGAAGTGACGAGTAAAGGGAATTTTAATACTCGAACTATGGGGGTTGCTTTAGCGGCATGTTCTATTCCTCAGACAGGAAAATTTAACTTTGAGCTTGCAGATGACGAATTAGAGCTCGGTATGGGGATTCATGGTGAAACGGGCGTAAGACGTCAGAAATTAACAAGTGCGGATGAAATTAACCAAGAAATTGTTGATCGGATTTGTGCGGATATCGGGTTGCAAGCAGGAGATAGGGTGTGTGTCACAATCAATAATTTAGGTGCGGCAACTTATACTGAGTTATTGATTTCAAACCGCAAAGTCCATCAAGAATTAACAAAACGTGGTATTCAGGTGCATGACACTTTGATTGGTTCTTATTGTACGTCTCAGGAAATGGCGGGGTATTCTGTGACACTTTTCCGCTTAGATGATGAATTACAAAAATTATATGACTTGCCTTGTGATGGTTTTGCATGGAGAAAATAAAATGAATGTAATTGAAACAAAAGCATTATTGCTATATACCGCAGAGAAAATGATGGCAAGCGAGCCAACACTTACTGAACTTGATCTCAAGATCGGTGATGGTGATCATGGTTTAGGCATGTTACGTGGATTTACGGCAGTAAGAGATCTGTTACAGCAAGAGAATTTTCAACCTAAAGACATTGGCGAGTTATTTGTGACAGTTGGGACGAAAATGATGTCAAGTATGGGAGGCGCTTCTGGCGCGATATTTGGCACCCTCTTTCGTGCTGGAGGTAAGGCGATTATTGGAGAGAATGAATTCGATACTTCGGTTTTTGCTAAATTTCTTGTAGCGGGTTCAAGTGCTGTATTTGCGAGAGGTGGTGCTAAGCCGGGTGATAAAACAATGGTTGATGCTCTTGTTGCCGCAGAGAAAAAAGCGGAGGAAGTTAGTCATGAGCCACTTAATGTTGCTTTATTAAGTATTGCAAAAGCTGCAGAAGAAGGCGCTGAAAATACCCGTCACCAAGTTGCTGTTTTTGGTCGTGCCAAAAGTTTGGGGGAGCGTTCATTAGGTTATGTTGATCCCGGTGCTGTTTCAATGTCATTCATCATTAAGTATATGGCTGAATTTGTTAACCAATAATATTTTTAAGTATAGAAGATAAGAGCGGAAGAAAGTCGTGTACTAAAAAAGCATCATATAAATATGCCTTTTATACATTTTCTGCTCTATCTCTTGATGGCTATTGCACTGTTTCTATTCGGGAAATAAATAACCTAGAAAGTCAAGTTAGCGTTAAATTTTATCATTGGAATACAGAATGGAAAGTAAAATAAAACTCGCGGTCAACACGTCAATCTATGACGGCTATGATTTAGAAACGATCTTTTCGTCAATAAGAAAGTGCGGTTTCCAGTTTTTCGAATTAGCATATAATCAGGGTTATGTCAGTGATTTTAAAGAAGACCGCTTTAGCGAAAAACATGCGGGTGAAATTAATCTCTTAAAAGATAAATATCAATTAAATACGTTGGCGCTTGGCTGTACAATGGATTTAGCAACAGATGATTTATCTTCAATTTTTTTACCTCGTCTCCAGTTTGCTCATTTAATTGGTGCAAAATATATCAATGTCTGTACGACACAATTAGTTAATAAAAATAAGCTTATTCAAAATCTTATTTCGCTCAAGCCTTTGTTAGCGCGTTTTGATTGTATTTTATGCTTAGAAAATGCGGGCGATTATAATTTTAATGCGTTTACGACGTTAGAGGATGGTATTGAATTATTACATTTATTAGGTGATGAACGTTATGCCTTAAATTTTGATCCCGGTAATATGATGACTTATCAACCTCATCTGGATATTGTCCAACAAGCATTGGATTCCATGCAGTACTGCAGATATTTTCATGTTAAAGATGTGGTTGTTCAAAAAGATAAATTTAATTTTGTGACTATTGGACAAGGTGAAATAGATTATTCACTTATTGTGAATAAGTTAATTGAAAGCGATATCCCTTTTAGTTTTGAAATTCCATTGCGTATATATAGAGAGCTTGATTCTACACCGAAGAAAATAGAAGGTTTGATTCCTTTGCCGTTAATTGAAACGACATTGATTGAATCAAAAAAATACATTGATGATATTTATAAAGGATTAGTGAATAAAAATGAGTGAAGAAGAAATGGATTTATTAACCGAGATTGCAGTTTCTTACTATGAACATGAGTTAACGCAAGAGGAAATTGCAAACCGATTTAATATCTCTCGAGTTAAGATTGGTCGGTTATTAAAGAAAGCCCGTCAGGAAGGGATTGTTGAAATTAATGTGAAATATCACCCGATTTTCACATCAAAATTAGAACAGCGTTTGATAGAACAGTTTGGTATTCATCGCGCCTTAATTGCTATTGATACTCAGAATGAAGTAGAACAGCGCAAACAAGTCGCTGCGTTAGTAAATGCCTATTTATCCAGTACGTTAAAAGACGGTATGACAGTAGCAGTTGGGCAAGGACGAAATGTAGCCGCCGTTGGAGAATATGTGGGCGTTTTTCCTGAGCGAAATTGTAAGTTCATTTGTGGTATCGGTGGTACACATCGAATAGGTCCACCAATAGATGCTGACCATATTTGCCGTAACTTAGCGCGTAAATTTAATGGCACTAACGAAACGTTGTATTCCCCTGCTTATTTAGAAAAGCCCGAATTTAGAGATATTTTTTTACAAAATGGGGTAATAAAAGAAACGCTTGATAAAGCTCGCAAAGCGGATATTGCTTTGGTTGGCATCGGTGATATGAATGAGAATAGCTATATGGTTCAGTTGGGATGGTTTACTCCTCAGGAAATTACGCATGCACGCATGAATTTAGGTGTGGTAGGTGAGATTGCAGGCTATGGCTTTTTTAACTTTCAAGGAGAGCCTGCGGATACAGTGATGAATAACCGAGTGATTGGTTTAAGTCTTGAAGATTTAAGAAAGATACCTTGCGTGATAGGCATCGCTTCTGAAAATACAAAAGCGACGGCAATTTTGGGCGCTTTAAGAACAGGAATTATTAATATTATTGCTACAACCGCCAGCAACATTAACACAATTTTGAGTTTAACGAAAAGTTAAGATACTGATAAGGAGCTAAAAATGAAAATCGCCATTGGCTGTGATGATGCGGCTTATAATTTGAAGGTGGAATTAATTAAGTTTTTAACTTCCCTTGGCATTGAATGTGATGATTTTGGTGCGGGTGCTGGTGATACAACACTGTATCCGAATGTTGCTGAGAAAGTCGCAATCGCTGTCGCAAAAGGAGAATATGACAGAGGCATTTTAACCTGTGGAACAGGAATTGGTATGTGCATTACTGCGAATAAGATTCCTGGGATTCGTGCTGCTGTGTGTCATGATGTTTTTTCTGCAGAGCGAGCAAGAAAGAGTAATGATGCGCAGATTATTTGTTTTGGTGAAAGGGTTATCGGTGTCGAATTGGCCAAAGCATTATTAAAAACGTGGTTAGCGTGTGACTTCGCAGGTGGTGGTTCTACACCTAAAGTTGCGCAAATTAATGAAATTGATTCTAAATATCATCGCTCTTTATAGCGATATTAGAATTGAATGTGTTCTTATTTTAACAATAGGGTGTGACTTATGAAAAAACTTAATCTTATTTCTTCTGCGATAGTATTAACAATGTTTTCTAGTGCGTCTATTGCGGCCAGCAACTACACATTTGCTTTGAGTCATTATGGTTCACCAAGTGATACGGTGACAAAAGCGACAGAGTTAATGGCAAAAAGAGCGCATGAATTATCTAATGGTCGCATTACCATAAAATTACATCCGAATAGTGAATTAGGTAATTCAGGTGCACAAATTGATGGTGTGCGTATGGGGACAATTGATATTGTGGTTGTGGGAAATCCATATTATACCACTTTCAATGAAGAGCTAAATTTACTTGATTTACCTTTCTTATTCCGTGATGAAGCACATGTTGAAAAAGTTTTAGCAGGCGATGTTGGTGAGCATTTGTTAGCTTCTTTTGAAAAAGTGGGGCTTAAAGGTCTAGCGTTTTATGAAGTCGGCTTTAGAGATATTACCAATAATAAACGCCCTATCAGTACAGTCAAAGATTTATCCCATTTGAAATTAAGAACGACACCAAATCCAGCACATATTTCTGCATTTAAAGAATGGGGTGTGAATCCAACACCAATGCCATTTAATGAAGTCTATTTTTCTTTAAAAACAGGGGTCATCGATGGCCAAGAGAACCCAGTTCATCATATTTATAACAATAACTTACAAGAAGTTCAAAAATATCTTTCTCTGACTCACCATGCCTATACAGCCGCGCCAATGACCATGAATTTAGATACCTTTAATTCTTTGGATAAAGAAACGCAGCGTATTTTATTACAAGTGGCTAAAGAAGGGGCAGAGTTAGAAAAACAACTCAACATTGAAGAGAATAAAATTTATCTTGGTAAATTGAAAGAACAAGGAATGGAAATTGAGTATTCCCCAGATACGGCGTCATTCCAAGAAGGTGCTAAAAAAGCATGGCATGATTATGCGAAAAAATTTGGTGACAAATTAATTAATAAAGTGGTTGAAACTCAATAATAGGTAAAAGGCTACTAGTAAATAGTAGCCATTTTTACATTCAAGAGGGAATTATGATTGAACGTTATAATAAATTTATTAGTAATACTTTCCTTTCTTTAGGATGTGTATTCTTTTCAATCCTCGTCATTATGACCTTTATTCAAGTGATTACAAGATATGTTGTGAATATCTCTTTCCCTTGGGCAGAGGAGTTTTTGCGATTTTGTTATACATGGATGATTATCTTTGGCATTTTGACAACCACAC
It contains:
- a CDS encoding TRAP transporter large permease, producing the protein MIAFLVLIALVLLVMINVPIAVAIGIVSLIGMLITNSFDAIYNVALSVFDGASNFSLLAIPLFILAGALMNTGGISVRLINFVNALIGFVRGGLAMVNVGVSMIFAEISGSSVADVAALGSILIPAMKKRGYKSSFSAAVTSSSASLAVIIPPSLPMIIYGAMADVSISKLFVAGLAAGGVASLGMFAVCYYYAVKYNLPREEHFSLSKLCTAFKNAFWALTLPVLILGGIISGFTTATEAAGLAVLLALIIGFFIYKELTLNAVYKALVESVNGTSVVMLLVATSAVLGLFLTEQKVPQQMAAAILNISDNKYIVLMMLNVMLFIVGMFLHGAAAIILVVPIVMPLITQLGIDPIHFGIILTLNIAVGQQTPPVASVLITASSIAKKDIWSVTKDNVWFIVVLLISLMMVTYIPALTVGMVDLFY
- a CDS encoding TRAP transporter small permease, with amino-acid sequence MDALFNLTKRILTLISVLILSALAIIIIISIFTRFLGKSLYWYDEISAILLAWLTFYGAALSALNRCHMGFGNFIASLPLTTRKVLFCITEVLIISFFILLTWAGFYVLSIFGDETLTSLDFIPLSVAQSALPIGCVLFIIAELLSIPKAFNSLSKGKTQDDEEIEQALRDVDSNEGMKIAREKLQ
- a CDS encoding DctP family TRAP transporter solute-binding subunit, whose protein sequence is MSTSLLKRLTIVASLSLLFANSILAKDLVVSTTASLGSLQYDTTKYFVDVTNQKLSEAKLDYRLNFFGSGQLGNDKDTQQKLKLGTIDIALLSSTLATNIPQMAIFELPFLITNRQQLNKIEQQVFYPFVAPEVEKKGYKIIGLWENGFRSITNNTRPINRPEDLKGLKIRTPSSSWRLKMFKAWGANPTPIPFGDVFIGLRTGVIDGQENPLTNIYAAKLQEVQKYLSITNHVYSPAYLTVGKNTYQKLPENVRKIIEAGAKEAQTWGYQEAEKRESELEKKLVESGMTLNHANIQAFIEASQPIYDEFISEVPNGKELLEKMKDTLK
- a CDS encoding 4-hydroxythreonine-4-phosphate dehydrogenase PdxA, with protein sequence MTKSTVALTLGDPAGIGPELVAKLLAKQNIREKANIVLVADKDELEKGMEIAKAQFVYEEVSFHQLGQYEFKTGVPVLISHKSSHPKPFEYGKVTEQSGVYILETLKVALNLAKMGYVQAICFAPLNKQAMHKGGLRYRDELHWFAEQTDFNEFVCELNVVDDIWAARVTSHIPFKDIVPNLSIKGVFDCIHLLYRSLVQAGVENPKIAVQALNPHGGEGGVFGDEEMTIIQPGMEQARKAGIDVYGPFPGDTTMREVERLKINGVVSMYHDQFSTALKILGFERGVTVQGGIPIPITTANHGTAFDLHGKNIAIPTAFEAAFNIAVRMGQGVLNQK
- a CDS encoding dihydroxyacetone kinase subunit DhaK encodes the protein MTRKPKKLLNHPNDVPAEQLEGLLYACHGKLSKVEGYSGVIRTDIADQQVVVVTGGGSGHEPMFAGFVGKGLADAAALGEIFTSPSPDIIIETTKAAQKGQGVLFVYGNYAGDNMNFDIAAELLEEEGITVKTVRVTDDISAAPPERMQERRGVAGDMYVLKIAGAAVQSGYDLDALHEVTSKGNFNTRTMGVALAACSIPQTGKFNFELADDELELGMGIHGETGVRRQKLTSADEINQEIVDRICADIGLQAGDRVCVTINNLGAATYTELLISNRKVHQELTKRGIQVHDTLIGSYCTSQEMAGYSVTLFRLDDELQKLYDLPCDGFAWRK
- the dhaL gene encoding dihydroxyacetone kinase subunit DhaL → MNVIETKALLLYTAEKMMASEPTLTELDLKIGDGDHGLGMLRGFTAVRDLLQQENFQPKDIGELFVTVGTKMMSSMGGASGAIFGTLFRAGGKAIIGENEFDTSVFAKFLVAGSSAVFARGGAKPGDKTMVDALVAAEKKAEEVSHEPLNVALLSIAKAAEEGAENTRHQVAVFGRAKSLGERSLGYVDPGAVSMSFIIKYMAEFVNQ
- a CDS encoding sugar phosphate isomerase/epimerase family protein produces the protein MESKIKLAVNTSIYDGYDLETIFSSIRKCGFQFFELAYNQGYVSDFKEDRFSEKHAGEINLLKDKYQLNTLALGCTMDLATDDLSSIFLPRLQFAHLIGAKYINVCTTQLVNKNKLIQNLISLKPLLARFDCILCLENAGDYNFNAFTTLEDGIELLHLLGDERYALNFDPGNMMTYQPHLDIVQQALDSMQYCRYFHVKDVVVQKDKFNFVTIGQGEIDYSLIVNKLIESDIPFSFEIPLRIYRELDSTPKKIEGLIPLPLIETTLIESKKYIDDIYKGLVNKNE
- a CDS encoding sugar-binding transcriptional regulator, giving the protein MSEEEMDLLTEIAVSYYEHELTQEEIANRFNISRVKIGRLLKKARQEGIVEINVKYHPIFTSKLEQRLIEQFGIHRALIAIDTQNEVEQRKQVAALVNAYLSSTLKDGMTVAVGQGRNVAAVGEYVGVFPERNCKFICGIGGTHRIGPPIDADHICRNLARKFNGTNETLYSPAYLEKPEFRDIFLQNGVIKETLDKARKADIALVGIGDMNENSYMVQLGWFTPQEITHARMNLGVVGEIAGYGFFNFQGEPADTVMNNRVIGLSLEDLRKIPCVIGIASENTKATAILGALRTGIINIIATTASNINTILSLTKS
- the rpiB gene encoding ribose 5-phosphate isomerase B; its protein translation is MKIAIGCDDAAYNLKVELIKFLTSLGIECDDFGAGAGDTTLYPNVAEKVAIAVAKGEYDRGILTCGTGIGMCITANKIPGIRAAVCHDVFSAERARKSNDAQIICFGERVIGVELAKALLKTWLACDFAGGGSTPKVAQINEIDSKYHRSL
- a CDS encoding TRAP transporter substrate-binding protein gives rise to the protein MKKLNLISSAIVLTMFSSASIAASNYTFALSHYGSPSDTVTKATELMAKRAHELSNGRITIKLHPNSELGNSGAQIDGVRMGTIDIVVVGNPYYTTFNEELNLLDLPFLFRDEAHVEKVLAGDVGEHLLASFEKVGLKGLAFYEVGFRDITNNKRPISTVKDLSHLKLRTTPNPAHISAFKEWGVNPTPMPFNEVYFSLKTGVIDGQENPVHHIYNNNLQEVQKYLSLTHHAYTAAPMTMNLDTFNSLDKETQRILLQVAKEGAELEKQLNIEENKIYLGKLKEQGMEIEYSPDTASFQEGAKKAWHDYAKKFGDKLINKVVETQ